TAGTTTACAAATTCAAACTTGTCAACAATTATTTTTATATTTCTTATTTGATTATTTTATATTATTTTAATAAAGTTATTTCACAGGACAAACTAAAACAGAGATACCACTTTACCTAAAAAATAAAAAATACGAATAACAAGTATACAACATTGACAAAAACTCCAAAAATACTGTAAATTTACCGTATGACTAAACAAGAACCATCACCGCACGAAGCGATCTACACCGACATACAGCAGCGTATCCGTTCCGGTACGTACGCACCCGGTGAAAAACTGTCGGAAACGCGGCTTGCGGAAGAGTTCAACTGTTCCCGCATGCCGGTACGAGAAGCGTTCAAACATCTTGAACAGGACGGACTGGTTTCCATACAGCCGAAATCGGGCACGTACGTCCGCACGTATACGGCCGACGAAATCAGAAATGCAATCGAAATCAGAGCCTACCTTGAAGCGCTCGCGTTTTCCCTGCTTATCGAGCGCGACAGCGATATTTCGCCGATACGGCAGTATCTCGACAATATGGAAACGTATATGCAGCAGGAGCCGTTCGACCTCGCTGCGTTCGGCGAAAATCACTACCTTTTTCACCGGGAATTGGTTATCCAGTCGGGGAATCCCCTGCTCGTCGAGTTATACGATAAACTGCACCTGAACGCAGTCCACAAAATGTTTTTCAGCCCGATGAACAAACGGGATATGGCGATAACGCATTCGGAACACAAAAAAATCGTTACTTATATACAAGAACATAATCCGAAAGGAGAAAAATTCATCATTCTGCATTTATGGAACCGAAAACGGAACATGCTGCTCCAATTTGCCGCCCGGCAGGAAATCTGACCCAAACGGAAAAAACGGCCTGCAGCTGCTTGACACGTATATCGGTTTTTGATATGATGGGCAACACATGCGGCGGTGGTGGAATTGGTAGACACGCCAGCTTGAGGTGCTGGTGGCGCGAGCTGTGCCTGTTCAAGTCAGGTTCGCCGCAGAGACTGTTCAAGAAATTGAACAGTCTTTTTTTTTGTTTCGGCACGGAATATGAAAAAGCCCGCAGATCGAAACGATGTGCGGGCCGTTTTCCGTTTGCATCTTTTCAGTACGAATTACCCAATCCGCCCGGTTTGACTTGAAAATGACTGAATTCCATTCCGAACGACGCGCGTCCCTGAGTTGCCGAACGTAAATTGGTGGAAAAACCGAACATCTTCGCCATCGGCGCCTGCGCGTGCACGATGTCTCCGCCCGTCTTTGATTCCATGCTGCAAATGATGCCGCCGCGCTGGGTCATTTGACTCATCGCGTCGCCCACGAATTCTTTGGGGCACACGATGTCCACGTTCATAACCGGTTCCAGCAATTCCGGGGAAGCCTTTTCACACGCCGCGTCGAACGCGGCAACCGCGCACGCCTCGAACGCGAACGGCGTCGACGTCAGTTCGTTGTACGAAAGCGCCGTTACCGTTACCGCAATATCCGTACAAGGATAGCCGTATTTGATACCCGAACCGAACGAATTGGTGATGCCGCGCTGAACGGCGTCCAAAATATCTTCCGGTACGGCGTTCTTTTTGACCGTGCAGGCGTACGAATTGCCGCTGCCGGTTGCACGCGGCTCCACGTGCAGCGTGACGCCGGCCGTGTTTTCCTTTCCGCCCAAAATGCGCGAATACGTTTCCGTGTGATCCGCGGAAGCGGTAACCGATTCACGGTACGTAACCTGCGGAGAGCCGACGCGCGCTTCAACTTTAAAATCTTCCAGCATTCGGGTTACCAGTACGTCCAGATGCAGTTCTCCCATACCGGAGATGATCAGCTGACCGGTTTCCGCATCCTCGCGCGACGTAAACGTCGGATCTTCTTTTGAAAGGATTTCAAGCGTGTCTTTGAGCTTGTCCCGATCGGAAAGCGTCGCCGGTTCAATGGCGACGGAAATGACCGGTTCGGGAAAATGCATGTTTTCCAGCAAGACGGGCATACCTTCGCTGCCGAGCGTGTCGCCGGTTTGGGCAAGCTTCAGTCCGATAAAAACGGCGATATCGCCTGCGGACACACTGTCCATCGGTTCGCTTTTATTCGAGTGCATCCGCAGAATGCGGTTCACGCGCTCCCGCTTTTTTTTGCCCACGTTGAAAATCTGTTCGCCGGCTTTTATTCTGCCCGAATACATGCGCACGTAACACAAGCTGCCCGCTTCTCGGTCGTACTGGATCTTGAATACCAGACCGAGCGGCATACCGTCCGGTTTGCACGGAATTTCGATATTTTCTTCTTTTTTAACGTGAAACGCGTGAGCCGGCGGCACTTCGTCGGGAGCCGGCAAGTAATCGACTATCGCGTCGATCAGCGGCTGCACGCCGGTATTGCGGCGCGACGCCCCGCACAAAAACGGCACGAACGAACGCTCGATCGTACCTTTGCGAATTTCCCCGACCAGCGTTTCAACGGGAATGTCTTCTCCCATCAAAAACAATTCGGCAATTTCATCATTATGAGAAGCCACTTCGTCGATCAGTTTTTCACGCCACTGCCGGGCAATCTCCAGTCGGGAATCGTCTATATCGGACACGGTCATCCGCTCGCCTTCTGATTCGGAATCCCACCGGATTTCTTTCATCCGCAGCAGATCGATTACGCCTTCAAAATCGTTTCCGGCGCCGATCGGTATTTGCAGCGCCAGCGTCGCCGCGCCGAATTTTTCGTGTACGTCGTTCATTGCGGCAAAAAAATCGGCCCCGGTGCGATCCATTTTATTCACGAAACAAATGCGCGGCACTTTGTATTCGTCGGCCTGATTCCAAACGGTTTCCGTCTGCGGCTGCACGCCGCCGACCGCACAGATAACGGCGACGGCCCCGTCGAGAACACGCAGCGAACGTTCCACTTCAGCGGTAAAATCGACGTGGCCCGGCGTGTCGATAATGTTTATCTGGCAGTCGCGCCAATACGTCGTCGTTGCGGCGGACTGGATGGTGATTCCGCGTTCCTGCTCCTGAGTCATCCAGTCCATCGTCGCGGCTCCGTCGTCTATTTCGCCGATGCGGTGAATTTTTCCGGTATAATAGAGAATGCGCTCCGTCGTCGTGGTTTTACCCGCGTCGATATGCGCCATAATTCCGATATTTCGCATTTTATCTAACATAATACGTTATGATAAATGAAATTCAATACTTCTACAAGTAGGCGGAAAACGCCGCCGAACGTACACCGGAACGCACGAGGAAGCGGATACGCGGCGGCGAGTTCTTATCGTTTCAGACCGATATACATATGAATTTCGGCGTGTTCCATGTCGTCGTTCCGGTATTCTTCAAAATCGCATACGAACGAACGGGGCAAATCCATCCGCCATAATTTCTGCCAAAATTCGGCGACGGCAGTGTGCATGGGACCTTTTACGATAAATTTTGCATACGGTCCGGAGGGAATCTTTTTCACGGTAACACCGGCAGGCATATCCGTAACGTCGGAAACCGCACACGCAGTCAGTACCGTATAATCGTCGCGTTCGGTTCCGGCGTAATCGGTATAAATACCCAGCGCGAAATCGTTCACTTTGTGCGGAATGGCAGCATACACGCCCGCTCCGTAAAAACGCTCCCATAAACCGCCGATTACCGCTCCCATGTCGGAAGCGGCGTTATTCGTGCGCCCCGCCAGTCCCGCGGCAAGGGAATCCTGCAACCGTACAACTTCATAATCCATAACAGCAACCTCTTTTGCATTGTGATACTCCCAGCATACCGCAGGAAACATGACAGAAGTATGTCATGTTCAATAAAAAAACGAATGTTTATCAGGCTCCGATCATTCCGATTTCCATCATGACTGCAGCCGTTTTCATCTTACCTTCCGCCCGTACGATCATGTCCGTACATATCCTTTTTTCCGCTAGTATTTAAACGCTTCCGCCAGCTTCGCCTTTTCCACCAAATTACGGTAAGTTTTTGACGAAGACATCAATTCCGCGTGTTTTCCGACCGCTTCCGCTTTTCCGTCAGCGATAACGACGATCTTGTCCACGTTTTCGACGGATTTCAGTCTGTGAGAAATGATAACGACGGTTTTGTTTTTGGTTAACTCATTCAAACTTTCTTGTATTTTTTTCTCGTTGTCCACGTCCAAAGAGGCGGCGATTTCATCCAAAAGGATGATGGGCGCGTTTTTCAGAAAGGCTCTGGCGATAGACAGTCTTTGCCGCTCGCCGCCGGATAGCGTCGCACCGTTTTCACCGATTACCGTATCGTATCCGTTCGGCAATCCCGCAATGAATTCTTCACAGTTTGCCAGACGGGCCGCCGCTTTGACTTCCGCATCCGTCGCCGTTTTGTTTCCTATACGGATGTTTTCCAATACGGTCGTGTTGAACAGTATCACGTCCTGAAAAACGACGGATGTTTTTGCAAACAGCGATTCTGCGGAAATTTCCTTGATGTCCACACCGCCGATTTTTATCGTTCCATGCTCGTAATCGTACAGTCTGGAAATCAAACGGAGAATGCTGGTCTTGCCGCAGCCGGACGCTCCTACCAAAGCGGTTACCTCGTTTTGGTTTGCGGTAAAGCTGATGTTTTCGAGAACCGCAGTATCTTTGCGGTAAGAAAAAGAGACGTTTTCAAGTTCTATATCGTAAGACGTCAGCTCCGTATCCCGGCCTTTTTGCGTTTCCGTACGTTTCATTTCCTTGATGCGATTGATCATCGAATCGATATAATAGAGTTCCGCAATATTCTGACTGACGCCGTCCACCGCTTCTTTTATTTTCATCGATACTAAAATATAGCCGATAAGATATACGATGTTTATTTCACCTTTCAAAAAGAGCCCCGTACCGACCAGAAGAACGACGGCGAAAGCGATTTGAACGATAAGTCCCGACGAAAGCAGCGGAACGGCGGCCGTAAGCTCCGCTTTTAAATGGATTTTCTCACTTGCTTCCATTTTTTCATACAACGCGCGCTTGGTCTTTTCCGTAAGGTTAAAGCTTTTTATTTCCTGTTGCAGCTCGATCGCTTCTTGGAAACTGTCGGAATTATCCCTCAACGTCTCGTAATACGTACCGTTTTCTTTCAGCTGGATTTTTTTGGACCACACGATCAGCAAAAAACCGACGACAATCGGCAAAACGACCGCCAGCCCCAGCTTCAGATTTCCTTTCAGCAAAAGAACGGATACGAGCGGAAAAAACAGGAAAAACCCGACTGCTTTCGCCATCGCGTGACTCATGGCGTGTTCAATCGCGGCGACGTCTGCCATAATCGTCTGAGACAGATCGGACAGATTATGCGTTGAAAAATATGAAAGCGGCAGATTACGCAAAGTATCCGCAATATCCAGCCGTAAATTGGCGCTTTCCCTATAAGTCGAATTATAAAGGGTATTATACTCCACCCGAAGCAGAATATACATGACGACGAGTATCGCCGCGGAAAAACTCACGTAAAAAACGGTATTTTTCAGATTTCCCGATACGAGCCCGTCGAACACGAACATCAGCAGTATCGCCGGAAACATATTGACGATATATACGGAAAACGATGAAAAACTCGCTTTTACCAAATCGCCGGCGCCTTTATCCGTCAGCGCGAAATATCTTTTAAATAAATTTTTCATACACGCACCCTCCAATTATTCGCTTTTGCATACAGATTTTGAAAATAGGCATATTTTCCGCCTTTTTCCAGCAAGGCGGCGTCGCTGCCCCGTTCGATAATTTGACCTTTCTCCATTACCAGCACTTCGTCGACTGCCCTGATACTGCTGAGTCTATGCGCGATCATGATAACGGTTTTGCCTTTGATAAGGTTTTTGAACGCTTTTTGCAATTCGTGTTCGTTTTCAGGATCAACGGCCGCACTCGCCTCGTCCATGATGATAATACCGGCATTTTTCAAAATGGCGCGTGCAATGGCAATCCGCTGCTTTTCTCCGCCGGATAAAAACACGCCTTTAGAACCGATCACGGTTTGCTCCCGCAGCGGAAATTTTTGAAGCACGTCGTCGCAGCCTGCAAGCCGGAGCGCTTCAAACACGCGTTCCGGCGCTGCCTGAGGATCCGCAATCCGCACGTTTTCAAAAATACTCGTTTTAAACAGCCTGCTTTCCTGAAACACGAACGCGATGTGTTTTGCAACCGCGTCCCGGCTATAGCTC
This sequence is a window from Treponema brennaborense DSM 12168. Protein-coding genes within it:
- a CDS encoding ABC transporter ATP-binding protein, whose product is MKNLFKRYFALTDKGAGDLVKASFSSFSVYIVNMFPAILLMFVFDGLVSGNLKNTVFYVSFSAAILVVMYILLRVEYNTLYNSTYRESANLRLDIADTLRNLPLSYFSTHNLSDLSQTIMADVAAIEHAMSHAMAKAVGFFLFFPLVSVLLLKGNLKLGLAVVLPIVVGFLLIVWSKKIQLKENGTYYETLRDNSDSFQEAIELQQEIKSFNLTEKTKRALYEKMEASEKIHLKAELTAAVPLLSSGLIVQIAFAVVLLVGTGLFLKGEINIVYLIGYILVSMKIKEAVDGVSQNIAELYYIDSMINRIKEMKRTETQKGRDTELTSYDIELENVSFSYRKDTAVLENISFTANQNEVTALVGASGCGKTSILRLISRLYDYEHGTIKIGGVDIKEISAESLFAKTSVVFQDVILFNTTVLENIRIGNKTATDAEVKAAARLANCEEFIAGLPNGYDTVIGENGATLSGGERQRLSIARAFLKNAPIILLDEIAASLDVDNEKKIQESLNELTKNKTVVIISHRLKSVENVDKIVVIADGKAEAVGKHAELMSSSKTYRNLVEKAKLAEAFKY
- a CDS encoding GyrI-like domain-containing protein, giving the protein MDYEVVRLQDSLAAGLAGRTNNAASDMGAVIGGLWERFYGAGVYAAIPHKVNDFALGIYTDYAGTERDDYTVLTACAVSDVTDMPAGVTVKKIPSGPYAKFIVKGPMHTAVAEFWQKLWRMDLPRSFVCDFEEYRNDDMEHAEIHMYIGLKR
- the fusA gene encoding elongation factor G encodes the protein MLDKMRNIGIMAHIDAGKTTTTERILYYTGKIHRIGEIDDGAATMDWMTQEQERGITIQSAATTTYWRDCQINIIDTPGHVDFTAEVERSLRVLDGAVAVICAVGGVQPQTETVWNQADEYKVPRICFVNKMDRTGADFFAAMNDVHEKFGAATLALQIPIGAGNDFEGVIDLLRMKEIRWDSESEGERMTVSDIDDSRLEIARQWREKLIDEVASHNDEIAELFLMGEDIPVETLVGEIRKGTIERSFVPFLCGASRRNTGVQPLIDAIVDYLPAPDEVPPAHAFHVKKEENIEIPCKPDGMPLGLVFKIQYDREAGSLCYVRMYSGRIKAGEQIFNVGKKKRERVNRILRMHSNKSEPMDSVSAGDIAVFIGLKLAQTGDTLGSEGMPVLLENMHFPEPVISVAIEPATLSDRDKLKDTLEILSKEDPTFTSREDAETGQLIISGMGELHLDVLVTRMLEDFKVEARVGSPQVTYRESVTASADHTETYSRILGGKENTAGVTLHVEPRATGSGNSYACTVKKNAVPEDILDAVQRGITNSFGSGIKYGYPCTDIAVTVTALSYNELTSTPFAFEACAVAAFDAACEKASPELLEPVMNVDIVCPKEFVGDAMSQMTQRGGIICSMESKTGGDIVHAQAPMAKMFGFSTNLRSATQGRASFGMEFSHFQVKPGGLGNSY
- a CDS encoding GntR family transcriptional regulator; this translates as MTKQEPSPHEAIYTDIQQRIRSGTYAPGEKLSETRLAEEFNCSRMPVREAFKHLEQDGLVSIQPKSGTYVRTYTADEIRNAIEIRAYLEALAFSLLIERDSDISPIRQYLDNMETYMQQEPFDLAAFGENHYLFHRELVIQSGNPLLVELYDKLHLNAVHKMFFSPMNKRDMAITHSEHKKIVTYIQEHNPKGEKFIILHLWNRKRNMLLQFAARQEI